A segment of the Leptolyngbya sp. NIES-3755 genome:
ACCTAAGTCATCGTGCATCGTTCTCAGTTCCATGCAGCCGCCAGCACTAGCAACCCATGATCGACCCTTCCATTCACCACTGCCGGACGTGCAAGTAATCGCATCATCGTCATCGGCATCGACCTCAGACAATACAGATCGGCGCTGAATCTCTAAAGCTTTTCCTTTACCCGCGATCGAGTAAACGATTTTTTCGTTCTCATTTCCACAATCAAGCCCAACGATTAACGATCGCTTGATCTCCGTCTTAAAATCACTCATTTTTAACTCCTTTGGTTTGTTAGCCCGTTTCTAGTCCGATATCAGTCTGTTTCTAACCCGTTCATAACCCGTTCTTAGCCTAAGTAGATTCTAGCACACTTTAGCCCGTTGTTAGCCCGTTTCTAACCTAACCTCACCCATGATTTCTCCCCCATTTTCCGCCCATTCCCCACGATCCAGCCCTTAGAAAGTGCTATTGATTAATATCAACCAGCGCATTTCTTGGGGTTATTTCCTAGCGTTAATTGTGGGAATTTGTAGAGGGATCTAATTCTTGTCTAATTGTCCCGGTAATTGTCCCGGTAATTGTCCTGAACACTGTCCTGTAATTGTCCTAATTGTCCCTGACAGTTTCTTAGGCTTCTCAGGACAATTAGGACAATTAATCTCAGGACAATTAACCAAGGCAGATAATGTTAGTCAATAGCTCGAATTTGCTTCGATGGAACGCCTCTACCCTGCTTCACTTGAAACTCAAACTTTTGCTTGTGGACATAGGCTAAAGTACGGCAATATCCCTCGATTTCATCGGAACTGATGCCGGGGTAGTCGCGATCGAGCGTTCTTTGGATATCTCGCAACTTGACCCATCCTTCGCTGTCTTGATTGTCAGGAAGTTTGATCGCCGCGATAACAGCATCGATCCGATCGTCGGATTGTGGGGAAGCAACTTGAGCAGATGCCGTTGCCTTTGCCACCTCTGCCTTCAATTGATCAGCAAGTAGATCGCCTTCCGATGGATTGCTACCAAGTGGAAGTTCTTTAATCATTTGCTCAGAGTCGCGATCGTATGCCGAGTAGTTCTCAAGTTTGGGAGTCGGGACAAAGTTACCCGCGATTTGCATGACTCGCTTTACTGGGGATTGCTTTGCAAGTTGGTTAAACTCTGACTGTTCAAGAGATGCGTTAGTGCGGTTCTGGTTAACCTGCTTCTTTGCCCTCATATACTCATCCTCTCGGAAAAGTCCCACTTGGGTAAAGTTCTTAAGCACTTCATCAGAACCAAAACTATCGCCCGCGTTGAATGATTGAGTGATGGCGATAACGTGAATCCCGGCAGAATCACCCGTACTGATAGCCTCGGCTCCAAAGCTTGCCAGTTCATCAAAGATAGGTTTATCAAGTTTCGTCTTGAGTGTGAGCAGTTCATCAAAGACGAGAAACAATCTCATGCCACGGGCTACATCCGCCTGAGAAACCAAGTTACGCGCCTGAGATAGAAACTCTGCCACCTTTGCGGCATACGCAGCTTTGTTTAGTGCGATGCCTCGGAAAGCAAACCGTTTGATCCGTGGATGTTCCCAGTAGCCTGCTTCCTTGGCATCGTCTTTCGGGTCAAGAACAAACGCGATCGCATTGGGATATTGATCGAGCTTCCATCGCAGTAGATTCGCCGCAAACATTCCTTTGCCGCTCCCTTTGGAACCTCCGATGTAAAAACTATTGTTTCGATTCACTACGGATCTCATCTGTTGGATGTAGTCGATCGTTGCTTGTACTGATGATTCTTGCCAACTGGTAGCAGGTTGCGCGGGAACATCGATCGCGCTCGTTTCCCCTAGTTGGGTTGTGATTTTCGCGGGCTGATGTTCTGGGAGTTCCTTCGGCATCTTTGCCCAATTATCGGGATTGTCAGGATCAACGGGAGCCTGCAATAGCCCTGTGAGAATCCGAAGATACTCACGCGCCATTAGATTCGCATCCGCACTGCCTGAGCTTTCATAGTTGTCTAGGAAAATGTCCCATGCCGCAATCAGGTTTTGATTGTCAACTCCTTTGAGGTGGCAACCGTACATCAGTTCAAGTAGGTTAGGACAGTTCTTCAATGCTCGTAACTCGATTTCTCGTCTCGGAATACAGTTGTTTGCTTCCCTAAATGTAAAGAACGCCAGTGCAGCCGCGCCAATGGGAAGCACCCCAACCAAGCCTAATGTTCCACCTGCAATCAATCCGATGACTCCACCTGCTACCGATAGCCACTTCGCTGTAGATGCGACCGAAACGGTTTGAGCATAAGCCTGCTTCGCGTTGGGTGCAAGATTTTCTAATGCCTCTTTCACTGCCCATCCTTGCTCTTGAACGTAGTGCCCAAGCAGGGATTCATCATGAGCGGCAGTATTACGATCGTACTGAGATTGGTTGTACCGGGTTAGATTGGTAGACATCGGTTGGTTGCTCCTAAAGCTTGATCAACTGAGAACTGCCCTAGAGACAGCCATCTCTAGGGCTTTGAACTATTTCTGCAAATCCTGTGCGGCGATCGCTTTCAATCTGCGCTGATGCTCTCGGTAGTGTCGGGACTGACGCGCGGTAAGTCGTAATTGCTTCATCCAGCTAGAGAACTTCAGACAAATCTCAAATCCTGCGATCGCGATAATTGCTCCGATAATGCCGGGGACATTCAGAACGCCTGCCGTGAAGATTTGGAATGCCCACAATGCGCCGATCGTCTCAATGCCATACGCGATCGCGCTTGCTCCCCGCATATCTTTGAACAGCCGCTCAGAGCTACGCTTTGCCATGTCGGTTGCCTGTGGAAGCAGTGAAGGACTGTTGCGATCTGATGACGGTTGCGCCACTGGGGAGAGTTTCAATTTCACTGCCAACTGTTCAGCCATACCGGGGAAGTAGGCATCCAATCGGGGGAAGATTTCGAGCAGTTGTAACCCAGTGCCAAGGACGATCGATAAAATCAGTCCCGCAAGCCAATCAAACGGTAAAGGCAAACTTCCCGCTAATGCTGGAATGAGCAATCGACCGTAAGCGTGAATGCCGATCGCGAGACAAACACCCGCGCCAACATAACCCGCTGTCATCAGCACCGATGGACTGAGCAGACGGGTAACGAGTCCTTCGATCAAATCTCCGAGATGTGCCCCCGCATCAATTCCCACGCCTTTCTCTGGCTTATCTTTTGTCCTTTTGGGAGAGAATCGATTGTTGTCAAAGTCGCTGTTTCCGGTATGTACCGGATCGGTTTTTCCCGTTGAATCTCTGCCGTGTAGCTTAGTCATTGGTTAAAGTCCTCGGTTGTTTAAGATTCGATTGATTTGCTCGATCGGAGCTTGTTTGATGTCGGAAATTGCACCCGTGGCATCAACGATCGCGGTATGCCCAGATCGAGAACAGAGCGTCGTACCCGTCGGAAGCAATCGCTTTGATGTCCTTCCTGTTGCGTCGTAGAAGGCTCTTGCTCCATCAACCAATGGATAACGCTCGTCAATGCGGATACATTTTGTAGCTCGGTCTAGTGCAACCCTGATTTCTTCGGACTGCTCGGACTGTTGACGCTCGATCGCGTTTCTTTGCTGTGTTTCTGCGTTGGATTTCCGATACAGCACGATCGCGCTCGGTAGGCAGGTCGCAGCAAAGATTAAACTGAGAGCGGGAATTTGCCACTTGAGCGGAAGATTTAGGCTCATTCTGCGTAAACCTTTCCTTTGAGTTGTGCCGTCAATGCTGCAATCAGGCACAAAGCATCATCTGGGGTGAGGGGACGTTCTTGCTCTGCCAGGAAGGAAATATAAAGGTAGAACGCTTCAGAACAAGACAGAGGGCAATCTTCAGCGGCTTGTGGAATGCTGTAACTCTCATCATCCTCCGAGAGCCAACCCGCGAGAACCGCAATCAGAGCAAGCTTATCCCCGCTCGTGATCTGCTCAAGTGCATTGCCCCAGATTTCAGTAAGTTTGTAAGCTGGGCTGTCAAATCCCGCGCCCTGATATCCGACATTCATTGATGGGGTCATAATTGAAAAACCTCAGTGATTTTGTAGTTGCTAGGGGTGATCCGCTCCCGATGTTTCTCAGGCAGGGGAGCGGCATCAGACTATCGTTTCTCGTCGTAGTCGGTGATCAGTGGGCGATCCGAGGGAACCTCTCGGTAGACCTTTGACCCTGGTTGAGTCTGCTCGAAGACCGTACCGACCTAGAACGGAAGCGGATCAACGAAGTGGCAGGCTTTTCTCTTGGGATGAGTCTTAGCAGCGTCCTCAAGTCCTGCCCTGGCTTTCATCAGGCAGAGGCACGATCCAGAGTCATACTCTCGACATTGGGCGCAAGTGGGAGCCGTTTGAATTACCATTGATGAATCCTCATTTAGTAGTGGGGTTGCCGTTCCCGTGGTTTGGTCGCTAGGGGAGCGGCTTTTGCTGTTTCTGGAGAGAATGCAGCGGATCGGCATCTATATAAGAGGCGCGATCGCTGAAATCTTTAGATTCCTACCCCTTCGCTTATCGGATTGATTCCGCCTCGCGTGGCTTAACGGGGTCATTTAATTGACTTGGTACTATGCTTGCCCTTCTGGGCTTCCGGTGTCTCTGGCAGGCTCATCGCCGCCCCCTGTTTCCGGGCTGTCTTAGGGTTGTCTCTCCCCTCGCATATTTCAATAGTACACCATTGTTTTAGTTTTGGTATTACTTTTGAATTAAATATGTCTTATTGCATAGAACCGGGCACTACCCAGCGAGAAGCCTGCTAGTAAAGCAGTACAGCGGTTTTCACGACTTAAGGCTATATAGTACTAGCTTATATTTTGGTGTACTATTGAAAAAACAAGCTAGTATTAATCCATAGTTATTGATTGGAGATACAAAAATGGTCGCGGTTCCGGTTCTAATGCCACCCCGAAAAGCAAAAACGTTTAAGTTGGATGAGGAATTGATCGAAGCACTTGAGCGTCTATCGGAAGGTGCTAACGAGAGTATTGGCGCGTATGTTGAGCGGGTCTTATGGCGATATTGTCAGGGTGTTGGTGCTATCTCTCCAGATAAGGAACCACCCAAAGATCCCAGAGGTGGCAGGCGCGAAGGCGCGGGAAGAAAATCTAAATCCCAAGAGGACACAGAAGAATGAGCGAATCGACTAGTAGAGCCACACGCGCCACGGTCATGATCGGGAATCTGTCGATCGATGGCTTCATGCTGCCAGATGGGACATATCGCATGAGTCAAGCACAAGCCGCAGCCGCGATCGATGAGGCTCCCGTTTACGCATTACGGTTTCTACAGTCGAAAGACTCTAAAGCTTTATTGGGAGAAGCTTATACGGATTACACCCCGGAATCTGTAGAGGTTGAATCTGATCCAGGGAAGCGAGGACAGACCAGAATCAATGCGCTACCGATCCAAGTGGTTACAGCCTATTGGCTAACTAGAGCATTCAAAGGCAATAAGAAGGCTTTTGTGATGTCTTGGGCACTGCTCACAGAATCTCTAGAGCGTCGCTTTGATACTGCCTTTGGGGTCAATCGTACCGATGATGATTTCAATCAGCGTCTCAGCGATCGCGTCATCGCTCAATTGGAGAACGACTTAGGAGAAGCTTTAAGCGGTGAGTCTGTATCGAGAAACGAGATTGAGTATCTAATGCAGATTCTCCGGTATCACGGCATCGATCCCTATCAACTGCCACAAGACGAAGAAACATGACCCAACTATCCCCCGCTCAATCTCTGATCCTCGATATGTCGATCGCAAGTTTGCATTTTCTTAAGGAATGTGCTGAGGAGTACAAATGCTCGATTGACGATCTGACGGATGATCAGCTACGGACTTACGCCACTTCCCAGAGAAAATCCTAAGTTGTGCTGATCTGTCACAACCTCAAAATCAAGGTTTATTTTCTACCAGTAAACCTCAAGAAATATCCCCCGGTAAGCACTAATGCCTATCGGGGGATATTTGTGTCGTTATAGGAATCTGCGTAACGAGATTGAGTACTTATGCTTAGGGAAGAATCCGCGTCAACTCACCGTCTTAACGTGAGTCTCAGAAGCCGTACTACACCACTGGGCTAATTTTGGACTGATGCCATTTTGTAGTACGAGTAGTACGAGAGCTACGATTCAGTAAACTCATGAGACAGCGATCGCCCAAACCCAATGAAATCGTTGAAGCTCTGCGTCGCGAAGCAGTACCTCCACAATTGGACTAAGGATTTTTGTGCCCTCATCTCAGGCTAAAAAGACAAATCCCAAGTGCGACCATTAGATCAACGCTTGGGATTGTACGGGTTTAGACTATTGCAACAGTGCGCGGGTGATTTCTCGATCGCGTCTTTTCTCTCGATCGCGCATCTTCTTTTGATTTTCTTGGGAGATGTCCCGAAGGTTTTTCTCCAGAGAGGATTGGAAGCCGTCAATGGGTTGGGTCATGGGGTTAATCAAATTTGTGATTAGGATCGACCGTCTGAAAATATTCTTCGGGAACGTCATCAATCGGGACGATC
Coding sequences within it:
- a CDS encoding unknown protein (similar to AA sequence:cyanobase_aa:alr7064); translated protein: MSTNLTRYNQSQYDRNTAAHDESLLGHYVQEQGWAVKEALENLAPNAKQAYAQTVSVASTAKWLSVAGGVIGLIAGGTLGLVGVLPIGAAALAFFTFREANNCIPRREIELRALKNCPNLLELMYGCHLKGVDNQNLIAAWDIFLDNYESSGSADANLMAREYLRILTGLLQAPVDPDNPDNWAKMPKELPEHQPAKITTQLGETSAIDVPAQPATSWQESSVQATIDYIQQMRSVVNRNNSFYIGGSKGSGKGMFAANLLRWKLDQYPNAIAFVLDPKDDAKEAGYWEHPRIKRFAFRGIALNKAAYAAKVAEFLSQARNLVSQADVARGMRLFLVFDELLTLKTKLDKPIFDELASFGAEAISTGDSAGIHVIAITQSFNAGDSFGSDEVLKNFTQVGLFREDEYMRAKKQVNQNRTNASLEQSEFNQLAKQSPVKRVMQIAGNFVPTPKLENYSAYDRDSEQMIKELPLGSNPSEGDLLADQLKAEVAKATASAQVASPQSDDRIDAVIAAIKLPDNQDSEGWVKLRDIQRTLDRDYPGISSDEIEGYCRTLAYVHKQKFEFQVKQGRGVPSKQIRAID
- a CDS encoding hypothetical protein (similar to AA sequence:cyanobase_aa:Aazo_0896), with translation MSESTSRATRATVMIGNLSIDGFMLPDGTYRMSQAQAAAAIDEAPVYALRFLQSKDSKALLGEAYTDYTPESVEVESDPGKRGQTRINALPIQVVTAYWLTRAFKGNKKAFVMSWALLTESLERRFDTAFGVNRTDDDFNQRLSDRVIAQLENDLGEALSGESVSRNEIEYLMQILRYHGIDPYQLPQDEET